The following is a genomic window from Devosia neptuniae.
GCGCGAGCCGGCTGCCTCCCGCGCAGGCTTGCTGCCAATAGGATCTTTCATGCTTGCTTCCATGTTCGCCGGCCAGGCGCGGAACTCTCTCGCGTCCGGCATTCTGCTCTCGCTCACGCTGGTTTCGGCCCCGGCCTTTGCCGCGCCGACCAGCTATCCGCTGACGCTGGAGAATTGCGGGGTCGAGGTGACCTTCGACAAGGCGCCGGAGCGGGCTGTGGCCCTGGGGCAGAACAGCGCCGAGATCATGCTGATGCTGGGCTTGGAAGACCGCATGGTGGGCACCGCCTTCTGGCCGACCAAGGTGCTGCCCGAACTGGCCGAGGCCAATGCCAAGGTCAAGCTGCTGACCGTGGAATCGCCCAGCCTTGAAGCAATCCTGGCCGAACGCCCCGATTTCGTGGCGGCGCAATTGCCGATCCTGCTCGGCCCCGACAGCAAGGTCGCCAAGCGCGACGATCTGAACAATCTGGGCATTGGCAATTACCTGGCTCCCGGCATCTGCAATACCCGCCAGGATACCGGCGACGCCTATGGCAGCCGCGCAGCGCTGTGGAACATGGACCTGCTCTACCAGGAGATCGACGAGCTTTCCCAGATCTTCGACGTCGCCGACCGCGGGCAGGCAGTGATTGCCCAGTTCAAGGCTCGCGAAGCGGCCCTGCGCGCCCGCGTGGCCGGCAGCGATACCGATCCGTCCTTCGTGTTCTGGTTCTCCAGCCCCTCGCCGTCCGACGATGCGTATCTGGGCGGCAAGAACGGCGCCTCGGGCTATATCGCGGACCTTTTGGGCGGCCACAATGCCATCACCACCGAAGCCGAATGGCCGACGGTGAGCTGGGAAGGCATCATGGCCGCCAATCCCACCGTGCTGGTCATAGCGAGCCTTGATCGCAACCGCTGGGAACTCGACAATGCCGAGACCAAGCGCGCCTTCGTCACCACCGATCCGGTGGTCAGCCAGCTTGAGGCTGTGCGCGAAGGCCATATCGCGGTGATGAATGGCGCGGCGATGAACCCGACCATCCGCACCATTTACGGTGCCGAGGAGCTGGCCGATCAGCTTGAGGCCTTTGGTCTGATCAAGTGAGCTTTATCAGCCGCAACTTTGGTGGGCGGGCCGCTCTGGGCCTGCTCGCTCTGCTCGCCCTCGTGCTCCTGGCCCTGGCCATCGGCGCGGGCGTGGGCATTGGCGAATTGCCGATCCCGCTCAACACCACTTACCTCGCCATCACCAATCGCCTCGGCTGGACGTCCGTGCCACTCGATCGCATCCATGAAAGCGTGATCTGGGATTATCGCCTCAGCCGCGCACTGGTCGCGGCCTGTTGCGGGGCCGGCTTGGCGCTGTGCGGCGCGATCCTGCAATCGCTGCTGCGCAATCCCCTGGCCGAGCCCTATGTGCTGGGCGTATCGGCCGGCGCCTCCACCGGCGCGGTCGCGATCATCGTGCTGGGGTTCGGCGCCGGCACGATCAGCATCTCGGCCGGTGCCTTTGCCGGCTCGCTCGCCGCTTTCCTCTTCGTGGTCCTCCTGGCCAGCGGCGCGCGCGGCGGGGCCGATCGCACGATCTTGGCCGGTGTGGCCGCCTCGCAATTGTTCAACGCCCTCACCTCCTACATCGTCAGCACTTCGGCCAATGCGCAGCAGGCGCGCGATGTGATGTTCTGGCTCTTGGGCAGTTTCGGCGGCGTGCGCTGGCCCGAGTTCCAGCTCGTGCTGGTCGTGGTACTGATCGGATTTGGCGTCTGCATGTATTACGCCCGCGCGCTGGACGCCTTCGCCTTCGGCGATGATGCAGCGTCATCGCTCGGCATTTCGGTGGGCCGGGTGCGCGTCATCCTGTTCGCCATCACCGCCATGATGACCGCCACCATTGTCAGCATGGTAGGCTCCATCGGCTTTGTCGGCCTCGTCGTCCCCCATGCGGCACGCTTCATTGTCGGGCCGCTGCATTTGCGGCTATTACCGGCCTGTGTTGCCGCCGGCGCCATTTTCATGGTCTTGGCGGACATCGTCTCGCGGGTCATCCTGCCGCAGCAGATTCTCCCCATCGGGGTGGTCACGGCGCTGATCGGGGTGCCGTTCTTTTCGGTCATTCTCTATCGGGCACGGCGCGCAGCATGACGATCAAGGCGGAAAATCTCAGCTGGAAAGCCGGCAAGACCACCATCGTCGACGATGTCTCGTTGGCCGCGGAACCCGGCAAAATGCTGGGCCTGCTCGGCCCGAACGGCTCAGGCAAATCCTCGCTGCTCCGGCTCCTGGCCGGGTTGCGCCGCGCCCATGGCGGGCAGGTCACGCTGGACGGCACCGATCTCAGCCGGATCGGCAGGCGCACGCTGGCCCGCCGCGTCGCCCTCGTCGAACAGCATGCCAATACCGACGCCAATGTCACCGTGCTCGACGTGGTCCGGCTGGGCCGCACCCCGCATCGCTCGGCCCTGTCGCCCTGGACCGTGGCCGATGATACGGCTGTCGAGACCGCCTTGGGCCGCGTCGGCCTTACCGAGCGGCGCAGCCAATACTGGCAGACTTTATCGGGCGGCGAGCGCCAGCGCGTGCACATCGCCCGCGCCCTGGCGCAGGCGCCCACGGAGATCATCCTCGACGAGCCGACCAATCACCTCGATATCCAGCACCAGATCGAGATCCTCAAACTGGTGGCGAGCCTGCCGGTCACCAGCATCGTGGCCCTGCACGATCTCAACCACGCCGCCATGTTCTGCGACCGGCTGGCCGTGCTGAACAAAGGCAAGCTCGTCGCCCTCGGCTCGCCCGAAGAAGTACTCACCGAAGACCTCTTGCGTGAGGTCTTCGGCATCCGCTGTCACATCGAAACCTCGCCGCATAGCGGCAAGCGGCACATCCACTACCTGTTCTGATCAGGCCGCCAGCTTGAGCACATGGGCCGCGTTATTGCGCAGCCGCTGCAGATAAAGCTCGGCAAAATCGGCCGGCGCCGCCTCGCGCACGCTGGGCCGCGCCGCCAGCGCCTGCCGCCAGGCCGAAACCTTGGGCAGGCCCGCCGTCAGCCCGGCAGGGGCCACGGTTTCGAGCGCATCGATTTGCCGGAAAGCCGGGGCAAAGACGGCGTCGACATAGCTGAACCGCTCGCCGGCAAAGAACGGACCGGCCACGATATTTTCCAGCAGCGCGAATTTGGCGGTCACCGCCTGCTGCGCCGCATCCAGCTCGGCCTGATCCTTGGCCACGCTCAGCCGCCACAGATCGCCCAGCACCTGCGAGCCAAACTCGATCCATGAGCGATGCTGCGCCCGCTCCAGCGCATCCTCGGGATGCAGCCGGCCCGGCGTCGTCTCTTCCAGATATTCGAGGATGACAGCGCTTTCGAACACGATGGTCGGCTCATGCCCCTCGCGCTCGACCTTGAGCACCGGCACCTTGCCGAGCGGGGAAATGGCCAGGAACCAATCGGGCTTATTGGCCAGATCGATATAGACCACGTCGAAATCGACCTTCTTTTCCTTGAGCG
Proteins encoded in this region:
- a CDS encoding ABC transporter substrate-binding protein; translation: MLASMFAGQARNSLASGILLSLTLVSAPAFAAPTSYPLTLENCGVEVTFDKAPERAVALGQNSAEIMLMLGLEDRMVGTAFWPTKVLPELAEANAKVKLLTVESPSLEAILAERPDFVAAQLPILLGPDSKVAKRDDLNNLGIGNYLAPGICNTRQDTGDAYGSRAALWNMDLLYQEIDELSQIFDVADRGQAVIAQFKAREAALRARVAGSDTDPSFVFWFSSPSPSDDAYLGGKNGASGYIADLLGGHNAITTEAEWPTVSWEGIMAANPTVLVIASLDRNRWELDNAETKRAFVTTDPVVSQLEAVREGHIAVMNGAAMNPTIRTIYGAEELADQLEAFGLIK
- a CDS encoding glutathione S-transferase family protein, which codes for MTKLTLISFPTCPYVQRAVIALKEKKVDFDVVYIDLANKPDWFLAISPLGKVPVLKVEREGHEPTIVFESAVILEYLEETTPGRLHPEDALERAQHRSWIEFGSQVLGDLWRLSVAKDQAELDAAQQAVTAKFALLENIVAGPFFAGERFSYVDAVFAPAFRQIDALETVAPAGLTAGLPKVSAWRQALAARPSVREAAPADFAELYLQRLRNNAAHVLKLAA
- a CDS encoding FecCD family ABC transporter permease; this encodes MSRNFGGRAALGLLALLALVLLALAIGAGVGIGELPIPLNTTYLAITNRLGWTSVPLDRIHESVIWDYRLSRALVAACCGAGLALCGAILQSLLRNPLAEPYVLGVSAGASTGAVAIIVLGFGAGTISISAGAFAGSLAAFLFVVLLASGARGGADRTILAGVAASQLFNALTSYIVSTSANAQQARDVMFWLLGSFGGVRWPEFQLVLVVVLIGFGVCMYYARALDAFAFGDDAASSLGISVGRVRVILFAITAMMTATIVSMVGSIGFVGLVVPHAARFIVGPLHLRLLPACVAAGAIFMVLADIVSRVILPQQILPIGVVTALIGVPFFSVILYRARRAA
- a CDS encoding ABC transporter ATP-binding protein; its protein translation is MTIKAENLSWKAGKTTIVDDVSLAAEPGKMLGLLGPNGSGKSSLLRLLAGLRRAHGGQVTLDGTDLSRIGRRTLARRVALVEQHANTDANVTVLDVVRLGRTPHRSALSPWTVADDTAVETALGRVGLTERRSQYWQTLSGGERQRVHIARALAQAPTEIILDEPTNHLDIQHQIEILKLVASLPVTSIVALHDLNHAAMFCDRLAVLNKGKLVALGSPEEVLTEDLLREVFGIRCHIETSPHSGKRHIHYLF